The following DNA comes from Teredinibacter haidensis.
GCTGGGTTGCGTGCTCCAATCCCCATCGCTGTTGGCCGCTTTAACATGCAGGGCGTAGTGGCCGCTGTCGAGATTGGTATAGGTTGCATAGCGCCTGCTGCCGCTGTGAATCCACTCCCGGTCGAAACCCTCTAGCCAATAGGCGTACTGGCTAAGCTGAGGCGAGCGAAAATTTAATGCCGAAAACTCAAAAGTAATCATCGATTGGTTGTGATCAATCTCAATAGACCGGGTCGATTCAATTGTGCTTTGTAGTGGTGAGTCGGGCTGTTTGTGAGAGACAGGCTGGTTGAATATCCTCAGTTCTGTAAGGACTATTTTTGAATTAGAGGTAGTTGTGCGCAGTTCTTTTGGATCGAACAGAACAAAACCGGTGCTGTTGCCAAAGAATAGCTTCCCATCTCGGGTTTTTAAGCCCGTATTGCGGTTGAACAGGTTGCCGGAAAGCCCGTGGTGCTTATTGAAGTTGCGAATACTGCCGGTGTCGGGATCGTAGCGGCTCAATCCCTGTTGACTACTTAGCCAGAGCATACCGTCGTTGTCCTCCACAATGCTTGTGATCACATTGTCGGGTAGTCCATCGCTAATGCCTGTGTGGTAGAACTTGCCTGTATGGGGATCAAAGCGATTAAGGCCTCCGCCGTGAGTACCAACCCACAAGCGCTGTTGGCTATCTTCAAAAAGAGCGATAACAAAGTCGTTGCTCAGCGAAGCCGGGTTACCCTCTTGTCTGTGGTAGCGGGTGAAACTATGGCTTTCCGGCAACATTTGATAGAGGCCACGGATGGAACCCACCCATATGCGTCCGTGGGAGTCTTCCAGCAGTGCACGGGTGTACAAAGTGACATCGCCATCCATTTGATCCTGCCGGGGCAGGTAATGGGTGAAATTATCACTTTCGGGGTTATACAGATTGATGCCCGATTCTGTTCCCACCCACAGCCTTTTTTGCCGATCAACCAACAGTGCCCAGGGTTCTTTCCCTAGAAGCGAATTCGGCTCGCCCTTTTGCGGCAGGTAATGGCGGTATTGGTTAGAGCCTTTGTCTAGCCGGTTAAGCCCCTTGGACCAAATGCCTAGCCATAGGTTTTGCTGTGAGTCTTTGGCTATAGACAGAACCGTATTGCCACTAAGTCCATCGGGATTATCAGGCTGATAGGTGGCTCGCGTAATGGTATTGCTGATGCGGTCGACATAATTTAAGCCATAACCAGCGCCAACCCAGATATTGCCCTGTTCGTCCTCTAGAGCGGATATGACTCCGCCATCGGCCAAGCTGTTTGCCTTGTTGGGATTGTGTGTGTAGTTGTGGAAAGCCGCTCCTTGTTGATCGATGATATCTACGCCAGACGGAAAGTAGCCTGCCCAAACATCACCGTTTCGGTCGGTAAAAAGCGTGTTTACAACGAAGTTGCCGGGGGAGGATAAGGCGCTGACTTCGTGATGAAAGCGTTCGAATGCTCCGTTTACCGCGGCCAATTTGGACAGGCCGCCGCCGTCGCCAATCCACATATTGCCTTTGCCGTCTTCGGCAAAGTCCCATACGGTGTGACATTTCTCTAATTCTGGCGCGCAGTGGGAGAAAAAGTTGAAGTGGTCGATTGAGCGATCAAAAACAAAAATACCGCCGCCGTGAGTTGCTGCCCACACTTGGTTTTGCGGGTCGACATAGAGTCGGCGTACGTCGTTGGCGGCTTCGTCATCGACCGATAGCTTTGGGAAATGGTTAAAGCTGTTGGTCATCAAATCAAGTCGGCTGACACCACGTTGCTGATTGGCAACCCAAATAGCGCCCTTTTGGTCTTCCGTTATGGTCCAGACAACGTTTTCTTCCGTTAGTCCGCTGGCGGTGTTGCCGATTTTATACTGATGGTAGGTTTGATGGGTTCGGTCGAAAGAAAAGAGACCTCCTCGTGTTCCCAGCCACAAGTGGCCCTTGGAATCTTCGAACAAACTGCGAATATCATCGACACTAGGGGTGTAAGTGCTGGGGTTGGGCTGGCGGTACACGGAGAAGTCATCTGTCTGCGCGTTATACCGATTAAGGCCGCGGCTGGTGCCAATCCACAGAGCGCCTTCTCTGTCTACCAGAAGGGAATAAATATAGCTGTGAGAGAGTGTGCCCGGTTTGTTGTTTTGAAAGCGGTAGATCTTTAATCGATAGCCGTCGTAGCGCGCTAGGCCGTTCGAGCCTCCAAACCACATAAAGCCCAGCTCGTCCTGTGCTATGGCATTAATATAGCCCAGCCCCTCCATTTGGCTTTGTAGGATATGACGGAATGTTATATTCGCGCTGCTGCCCTCTGCAAAAGCAGGGCTGTTGTACACCGAGTAGAACAGCCAAAGCGAAAATACGACAATAAAGGGTTGGCGAAAATACGGGTTCAAGGGCTGATGTTTCCGGTTATGTTCGTTTTTTTAGAAAAGTACTCAGTTCCACCACTTTTTAGCTGCTTTATACTGGCTACTAGTCCCGTAACACAGCCCCTTGGGCTACGATTTATTGAATCGATCAGCGTTGATTGATTGGCGCGATTACGTCAGGATTATGGGCGATGGCCGAAATCAGATAAGAGGCTAATATACAACAATATCTCCGCCGTTACGCATAAGAAAGAAAACTGTAGCTGTTTCTCGTGCCGACAAGCACCTATTCACGGGTGGTAAGCACCGAGTTAATGCCCGCAGAGTGTGAATATCCTGGGGAAACGCCCAGAGAAAGTGCAAATTTATCCTCTGACGGTTACTTTCCGGCGCGCCGCGAGGGCTTATAGCCGAGTGAGTCACCCGTTGATTAAGCCTTTTATGGGACTTTTGAATAACAATAAAAAGCGAAAAGACTATGAAAAACCAAACAGCCATTGTCGGTGGTGGGTGGAAAGCCGTTGTTAGTGTATTACGTTACGCAAAGAAAATAGGCCCGCTCAATTTGATACAAACGCTTCGCTCCAGGAATGCCTGTAAAGCTTGTGCTTTTGGTACGGGTGGTCAAAATGGTGGTTTTAGAAATGAAGCGAGACGAGGAATAGAAATTTGCAATAAAAATATTCAGGCTCATCTGAGTGATGTCCGTGCCGGTATTCCCAATAGTGTTTTTCTTCAGTATTCAGTCGACGAATTGTCTGCAATGAGCGGCAAGCAGTTAGAAGATTTGGGGCGGCTTATTACGCCGCTGTACAAAAAGGCCGGCGATACGCATTTTTCGCCATTGGACTATCAAGAGGCTAAAGCTATTGTGTCCGAGCGAATGCGCGCAACAAAAGCAGAGCGAAGTTTTTTCTACGCCTCCGGGCGAAGCTCTAACGAAGCAGCTTTTTTGATGCAGCTAATGGCGCGACTTTACGGCACGAACAATATTAATAACTGCTCCTACTATTGCCATCAGGCTTCCGGTGTTGGTCTTACGGCAACGCTGGGTACCGGAACAGCGACCATTCAATATCGGGATCTAGATAAGGCCGATTGTATCTTTGTTTTTGGTGCAAACCCTGCCTCTAATCACCCGCGTTTTGTTAAAACCCTTATTCACTGTCGTCGCAGGGGCGGAAAGGTTATTGTTGTCAACCCAGCAAAAGAACCGGGCATGGTACGCTTTGCATCGCCTGCCGACTGGCGATCCATGCTCAAAGGCGGCGAAAAAATTGCCAGTACCTACGTGCAACCTCATCTCGGTGGTGATATAGCCTTTATGCAGGGGGTGGCAAAATATTTACTGGAAAAAAATGCCTGCGATAAGGCGTTTATTGCCGAAAATACGGAACATTTTGAAGCGTTTGCCGCTGGTATTCGCTCGTTGGAGTGGTGTGATATTGAAGCTAGTTCCGGCCTGGCGCGCGAGCAGCTAAATGAGGTCGCAGACATTTATGCCGCCTCCGAAAATACGGTCTTTGCTTGGAGCATGGGTTTAACTCACCACCATCACGGTGTGGGGAATATTGAAACACTTGTGGCCTTAGCGTTAATGCGGGGCATGGTGGGCAAACCGGGAGCTGGCCTGCTGCCGTTGCGGGGGCACAGCAATATTCAGGGTACGGGCTCCATGGGTTTTACTCCGACCCTAAAGCAGGCCGTAGAAACCAAATTGCAGCAAAAATTGAGCAGCGAACTGCCGAAAGCGAAAGGCCTGGATACCATGGCCTGTATTCATGCGGCCCATAAAGGTGAAATGGAATTTGCTATGATGTTAGGCGGCAACTTACTTGCTTCCAACCCAGATACCGCCTACTCCACGCAAGCTCTGGACCGCATTGCTGTGAAATGCTTTATTACCTCTACGTTAAATACTGGTCATGTTAATGGTGCAGGTGGAGAGGTGCTGATTTTACCGATTAAAGTACGTGATGAAGAATTACAGTCGACCACCCAGGAATCCATGTTTAACTTTGTACGTATGAGCAGTGGAGGTATTAATCGATTCCCGCACTTGCCTTCGGAAGTGCAGTTAATTCGCGAGCTGGGACTGGCGCTTATCAAGCCGGATATATTTGATTTTTCTGTCTTTTCTAATCACCACAGCATTCGTTCATTTATCAGTGATGTGGTGCCGGGATTTTCACGCTTGGCAACAATCGATGAGAGGGGTGAAGAGTTTCAAATCGATGGACGTACTCTTCACACGCCGGAATTTCCTACCGATAATGGGAAGGCCCTATTTTCTCTACACACGCTGCCAATTCGGAAGAAATGTGAAAGCACGAACGGCAAGCAGGCCTTTATTCTCACTAGTGTTCGCAGTGAGGGGCAGTTTAATTCGATTATTTATGATGAACGTGATACCTACCGTGGTCAAGATGATCGGTGGGTTGTGCTGATGCACCCAGAGGATATGGAGCGCTGTGGTTATAGCAGCGGCCAAACAGTAACGGTGAGTACTGATACGGGCAGCATGAAGGATGTGCGAGTAAAACCCTTTGATGTTCGCCCGGGGAATATTATGGTGTATTACCCCGAAGCGAACGTACTGATTTCTAAACAGCTGGATCAGCGAAGCTTTACGCCAGGATTTAAATCGGTGGCGGTTAGTGTTCAATAATATTCGCGCAGAATATATCTGAGCTTTAGTTGCGTACGTCTTTAATATACATGGCTTTTCCGTTGCTTCTCATGTCAATCTCAAATAATTCCGTGGCCCTAATAAGGTCGCCGAGTTTTTTGTAGCCGTAATTAATGGCGGAGAACGAGCTGTTATTAGAAATATAATGCCCAACTTTGCTCATATGAGACCACCCGTCATCATCTGATGTTTGTTCTGCGGCTGTTCGAAGGAGCTTGACGAGCGATGTATCCCCTCTTAATGTGTTTCGGTTCTTGCTGCTAGGCGTTTTGGTCGCAATAGGTTTGTCTTCTTCTTCGGGAATTAGGTTCTCTGTGTAAATAAACGGAGAGCATGCATCGACAAAGGGCTTAGGCGTTTTCTTCTCACCGAAACCATATACGGGCAGCCCGCTTTCGAGGATTCTAAGAACAAGAGGAGTGAAATCGCTATCACTTGTCATTAAAGCAAAGGCATCAATATTGTTACTATAGAGTAAATCCATAGCGTCGATGATCATTGCAGAGTCCGTTGCGTTTTTTCCTTTGGAGTATGCAAATTGTTGTATCGGTCTTATAGCATGAGGGTGTAAGCGATCAATCCACCCGGATAAGGATGGATTGTTCCAGTCTCCGTGTGCATGACGGACGTTGACCATCCCGTATTTTGCCAGCTCTTCCAATACGCCCTCAATTGAATTATGACTGACATTGTCACAATCGATAAGAAGTGCTATTCGTTTGCGTTCTGTCACCGGGGTCTCCTTAATTTATTAATGTCTTTACAGTAGATTTATACTGCTTTTTAAATGGATTCTGCTGTGAATATTTGAATTGAAGTATCGGCAACAGGCAGTGTTAAAGCAGAGCTAATGAATTCGGGTTTGTTTGTTGATATGGGTTGTGCAGTGTAACATTTTTTAATGCCCCAAAACGCGATACTATCTTGGTCATGGAAGGTTACTCCCAGGCTGGAGTGTCTAGTCTTTCGCGCCCGACGGGGTGTACCAAAGTTTAGATGTGTTTAGAGGCGTTCGTGGTGGTAATAGAGGGTTGTTGATGCGTAAAATTCGTCGCTTACCAATATTTGATTTGGCTATATCTTCGCCAAAGGTTTCTAGGAAAAGCGCGTTAAAAGAACCATCGGCAATCGCCGCATGCAGCCCTTTTTCGATCATTTTTGCCTGCTCTGAATATTGCTTGCCAACAAAAAAATAGTAGGCTGCAGGGTATTGCAGCACAAGTGTATGCTCCACAGTAAGATTTTTGCTTTTTATTAATTCAGCTTCTTGCCAAATTTCAGTTAATGCGCGGGGGAAATAGTCGATCCGTTTTAAGTGGGTAAGTTCAATCATACTTTCCCATTGCGGCGACAGGCTGAGGCGAAAGCCGTTACTTTTTAATACCGGCGAGTCTGGCCAATCGGTGCCCTGCACCGCGCGATAGCGCTTGAGCTTTTCGACATTGTTTATACCCGCAAATGTCTTAATGGATTCTGGGTGGATAAAGAACAGTCTCCATCCTGCAAGGCCTTTGTAAAGAGGGATTCGAATGGGGATAAGTCGTGTTTCGTGAATGTTGTTGGTCATAAACCAGTGGATGGTATAGCGATTTTGTTGCAGATATATCGCACTGCGGCTTTCGCTCATGGTAGGCAGTGTTTTTTTTGAAAGAGTATAAGACGCCCCACTTTTTTCCAGCGCCAATGTCAGTAACTTTACAAAGTAGGCGTCCCGCTGCTGGTAGTTGAGGGTGAGCGATTCTGGGTAGATAATATTACTGGGCGGCGATGAGCCTTCTGCGCACGCGGTAACGCTCATAAGCAGCGCCAGTAGACAGTATAAATACTGTATACAGAAGGGTGGGTTTCTACGAGTTGCTAACGCAGTTGGCACTATAATGGTGTCCATTGATAAAGACGGGTGACTTTCGCCCAAGTATAGCTATTAAAACATTGGAGAACTCCTTATGCCCCAAGATCTTTCCGTAGAAAGCCAACTCGAACTTCTTCAGGTTGCCACTGGCGAGCGAAGGGTTATCTATCGCGCTGAGGTTGTGTTTGAAGCGCCTAACTGGCACCCAGCCGATGGCTTTCTGGTTTTTAACCAACAGGGGAGGCTGTATCGCTTTGATTTGTCGGGAACCAAGGCAGAACTGATCAATAGCGAATTTGCCGGTCGCTGTAACAATGACCACGGAATTTCTCCTGATGGTAAACATATTGTGATCAGCCACCATGCGGAGGACAGCGAGGGGCAATCGGTGATTTACATTTTGCCTATTGATGGTGGCGAACCGCGCCGTGTCACGGAACGGTATCCTTCTTATTGGCATGGCTGGTCGCCTGATGGAAAAACCTTGGCTTACGTGGCGGGGCGGCCAATAAGCACAGACTACGACATCTATAGTATTGCGGTCGAGGGCGGTGAAGAAACCCGGTTAACATCCACGTCCGGTTTGGATGATGGGCCTGATTACTCCACCGATGGCCAGCATATTTATTACAACTCCTATCAAAGCGGCATGATGCAGGTCTGGCGTATGGATGCTGACGGCTCGAATCCAAAGCAGATGGTTCAATCGCCCCATTCCGATTGGTTTCCCCACCCGTCGCCGGACGGCAAGAAGCTGGTGTTTATCCGTTACCTCGATGACCAGCAGCAGGATCATCCTTTTGGGAGAGATGTGAAGCTGGTATTACTGGATTTACAAACCGGCGAAGAGCGGGATCTTACAGAGGTCTTCTACGGTGGCCAGGGTAGCTTGAACGTCCCCAGCTGGTCTCCAGACAGCCGTCAGTTGGCTTTTGTCAGTTACCGTAAAATGTGAGCCTCGCATTTTGCTTAAAGCTGCGAAATAATGCGCGCCCCAATGCTTTTGTAGTTCTCTGCCATGCCTGAAACATCAAGCTCTTCTGCTGCCTATCGTCCGCCAAACAACAGCGGTATTTCTTTCTCTATGTGGCGAAAGCTGTTTTTCAATGCTTCGCCGAAGTACTGGCTATTGGGGGTGGTATTGTTGCTGTGTCGGCTGTTGGCGTTGCTACCCCATGCCATATTACTGCGAATGGGCCGAGGCCTGGGCTGGCTAATCGCGCGATTGGGTAAGCGGGTGCGCCATATTGCCGAGACGAATATCGGCCTGTGTTACCCCGAGCTTTCAGATAAGGAAAAGCAAGACCGCCTTGAGGCGAGCTTTAGTGAGCTTGGTATAAGCATTGCTGAAACATTAGAGGTCTGGTTTGGAAATCCCGCCAAACGGTTTTGGCCAAATATTGAGCTGAAGGGGGCTGATCACTGGCAGGCGGCGCTGGATTCCGGGCGCGGAATTATTATGCTGTCCTGCCATTATGGTAGTCTCGATTTAAACGCTGCGCTGGGAGGCTATTTGGCGCGTAAAGATCGCACTTTCGCCTTTACGTATCGTCAGCCTTCGGACCCTATTGTCGATGCCTTTTTGCGCGATGCCCGCCACCAGTATGGCAACCATTTTTTCTCAGTGAGCAATTTGGTCGGTATTACTCGAACGCTCAAGCGAAACGGAGTGGTCTGGTATGCGCCGGATATCGAGGTAAAGAATAAAAATACCGTTTTTGCCGATTTTTTAGCAGTACCGGCTTCCACAACAATTGCCCTTAGCCGTTTGGCCGCGGCGACCAACGCACTAGTTGTGCCCTATGGCCACTATCGTAGTGCCGACAATACCCGCTATTGTCTACAGATTTACGCCGCCATAGCGAGTTTCCCCAGTGGCGATGCGCAGTCGGATACCCGGCAAATCAACCGCGAAATAGAGCGTATCATTGCTCCCCATCCTGAGCGTTATTGGTGGAGTATTAAGCGCTTTAAAAATCGGCCTTCGGGAGAAAAACCAGTGTATTAGCCAGCAGAACCCCGCATTTTTGCCTAAACTGTAAACAATGACTGATATGCAAATTTGTGGGTTCTTGTGAGAATGTTAAGAATTTTGGTCTGTATATGTCTTATGGTTATTGCGTGTCCACTGGCTATAGCTCAGGCGTCTTCCCAGAAGGTCTTAACCGTCACCTTTCCCTATCAACTTTCCCAAGATATTAATCACGAAGATTATTATTTTTCTCAGTTGCTGCGTCTAGCGCTGGATAAAACTGTAGCTCAAGAGGGGCCCTGGACTTATCGTTCCCACTCGTATTGGATGCGTGACAAGCGTTTGCGTATAGGTTTAACCAGAGGCTTTGTGGATGTCATCTGGTCTCCCGCCAGCGACGATTTTGAACAGCAGTTGCTAGCGATTAAAGTACCGCTACTTAAGGGGCTGAGTCAGTACCGCTTGCTACTGATACACGAAGACGATCAGACGCGCTTCGATAAGATTGATTCGCTAGAACAGTTGGCGGCTTTGACCGGTGGCATGGGTTCCCAGTGGCCGGATGTTAGTGTGATGGAGGTGAATGGCTTAAAGTTACTGACTGTTCCCGGTTATGGCCGACTGTTTAAAATGCTGGCTGCTCGACGTTTTGATTATTTCTCGCGAGGTATTTATCAAATCCAGTCGGAAGTAGATTTTTACCCCTCATTGCCGCTGGCAATCGAAAAACATTTGCTACTTAAGCAGCCAGGCGCATACTACTTTTATGTGACGAAAGAAAATCACGCGCTGGCGGATCGTATAGAGCGTGGTTTAAAACTGGCTCATAAAGATGGTAGTTTTGACGAGTTGTTTAGTAGTATTCCGCGCTACCGCTGGGCCTACCATGAGCTTGAGCGCAGAGGCCGAACCTTGTTGGAGCTGAAAACTCCATAAAAAATACACAGGCCTATTCCTTGTTATGTATCAAAAGTTGAGCTCGTCTGGGTAGGGGGAAAGGTAATAAGAATTATCGATATAGCTATTTGGGTGTTTGCGAAAATGGTGCCGGAGCAGCGTACGGGGAATGGTTAACGGGCCGCTTTTAATTCTGCAGGTTTCAATCGCCCGTAAGATCTCTTTTTTATCGTCACCATCAATTTTATTTTTCAAATAGCCAAAAATATGCATTAACACATTAACATGATTCTTTCGGCTCGCGAGCTGCGTAAGGGCCGCCATAAGTTGAGTAATATAGCTTTCCCCAAAGGCGTCTAGATTTTCGCCAGGGATATTCGATAGGTAGCGACCGAGCTCGCGATAAGCTTTTTGAGAGTGGCTCATCAACAAATATTTATGGCGGGCGTGAAAGGTAATAAGCGCTTTAGCTGTAAGCCCCCCGGAAAGCAGTTGTTTCCAGCGGTGGTACACATAAACCCGCTCTATAAAATTCTCCCTCAGTGGCAAGTCGTGTAAACGACCTTCCTCTTCGCAGGGTAGTAACGGATTATTGCTCATAAGCTGTGAAGAGAATAGGCCTACGCCTTTTCGCGTGGGGTGTTCATTATGGTAGGCCTTTACACGCGCCATTCCGCAGCTAGGCGAATCCTTTTTGAAAATATAACCGCAAAGGTTGGCCACCCACTCTTGCTGTGCGTCCGCGCAATTCTTTAGCTCTTGAGTAAATTCTTTGCTGGTATCCTTAGTTCCCAGGACTCGTTGCACAGGAGAACTCAAATCGCCCTCCAGCACAATGCGTATGGGTTCGCGTGGAATGCCAAGTCCTATACTCACTTCTGGGCAAAAGTGCGAGAATTCGAAAAAGTTACCCAGGGTTTGCGTAATGTATTTATCGTGTTTATGCCCACCATCGTAGCGAACCCGATCACCTAGGAGACAGGCACTAATACCAACTCTTATTGTGATGGGGTGCGGGCTATCCATGGCGCAGTTCAGGGGGGCTGATGATTTTCATTATTATAGCAGCGTGTTAAGTTTCGGTGAAAGGAGGGATAAACTTAGGGCCGCATAAGAGCTGCTAGTCGGTGGTTGAAAAGCTATCTGCGTTGCCAGCGCGGAGTTAAATATGGGAGAGAGATGCTCATCTATTCGCTATACCCTCCGATTTTTCACCCATTTTTTAGGTCTAATATAGCCATACTTCCACGCGGCTGTTTTTACCGCTGCCGCTGCCGTTAGAATTGGCGACCAGTAAATCGGACCCATAGCCTAAAACTGGCTCAGATTTTATACCATTTCGGAAAAGAGCAATTTTTACTGCGGATGCGCGCAGGCGCGATAATACTTCTGCCCGGTTGTCTGAATCTTCTGAATCGCTAAATCCCACTAGCTGGATTTTTAGTTTGTCCAATTTGTTACTCTTCAAATAATTCGTCAGTCGTATAATATCCTTTTTCGCTTTGTTATCTAGGGAAGATGCACCCGCTTTAAAGCGGAAGTTAACGGATAAGCGTTCTGCATATCTGGCCAGTTGCTGGTACTCCTTTGGACCTTCAAGCTCCGCTACTTTCGATTTAATGGGGTTTTGTGAAATAAAGCCAATTTTTTCTACGATTGTCTGCCCGGCTTCGCCGTGGGCGTATTCAATGAAATCGGTAACGAAGGTGTTGCGTGGTTGTTCCGGCGTGTACATATAAAGCCGACGAGAGAGTGCGTAGTCTTCGGTGGCGACATAAATTACCTCTGGTTTTAGCGGTGTTGTATTGTTTTCGTTGATGGCCATTGCCTTGGATTTTCGTACTGAGGCTAAACCAACAAAGCCGATACCACCCGCATCTGAACTTACGCTGTCGGAAAGCTCATCGTTTGATTCAAATCGCTGTGCTTTCTCCGATAGGGTATAGGTTTTCGCTAATACCAAATTTTTAAAGGTATCCCATGTACCCGATTCACTGTCACGGGCATAGATACTAATGGCTCTGTTTGCGCCACCGACATCGGCCCAGTTGTTAATCTCGCCAGAAAAAATTCGAGCAATTTGGCTAACCGAAAGGCTATCAACCGGGTTCTGGGAGTTTGCGATAATGGCTAAACCATCGATCGCAACCACATGCTCCGCAGACAGGCTATGCATATCGCCATAAGTGGCGCTGAGCGCGCTGACTTCGCTACTTTTAATGCCTCGAGAGGCCATCGCAATGTCTGCAGTGCCCACTAGCAGACCTTTAAAGCCAGTTGTGGATCCGTGGGCATGAAGATCAACATAAATGGATCCATTCTTTAGAGTACCGCTCACGCGATACTCATTTGGATTCTTTTGTGGCTCAACGGAAACATTGGTTGCACCCTTAGCCTCCAT
Coding sequences within:
- a CDS encoding substrate-binding domain-containing protein, which encodes MNTLVKLRHVLFVLILLSSFSVAAIEPFPSGTDGKLFTVEGSNTVGAKLAPSWVKSWMEAKGATNVSVEPQKNPNEYRVSGTLKNGSIYVDLHAHGSTTGFKGLLVGTADIAMASRGIKSSEVSALSATYGDMHSLSAEHVVAIDGLAIIANSQNPVDSLSVSQIARIFSGEINNWADVGGANRAISIYARDSESGTWDTFKNLVLAKTYTLSEKAQRFESNDELSDSVSSDAGGIGFVGLASVRKSKAMAINENNTTPLKPEVIYVATEDYALSRRLYMYTPEQPRNTFVTDFIEYAHGEAGQTIVEKIGFISQNPIKSKVAELEGPKEYQQLARYAERLSVNFRFKAGASSLDNKAKKDIIRLTNYLKSNKLDKLKIQLVGFSDSEDSDNRAEVLSRLRASAVKIALFRNGIKSEPVLGYGSDLLVANSNGSGSGKNSRVEVWLY